Proteins from a single region of Flavobacterium sp. YJ01:
- a CDS encoding PorP/SprF family type IX secretion system membrane protein, which yields MKKILLFITLFYGFSNVLYSQNANEDGVVSFSLPIRNSLKFNRYLINPTFSFVREANPYISFYNKRQWVQFDNAPQTYLANYSGRIRENDAFAIGLFQQNYGLMTVFGGIANFAHNISLDQDSNLTFGLNVGAYQSGLNKGKIISDDSDILMGEFPSSTLLTVNPGINYGTEFLDFGLAINNLILYNFGAGMVKEDPERAIQLHAMYTGYIDSYGFFDRSKFSGIVRTEIKKDKTVISGLAMLTLQQGIWAQAGYNTLYGVSAGLGVNISPSIAIEYNYERGMGNFSNLGGSHEFAIAYRFKNRNYYYADEDEGSLIDPAKPKAVMAKPSTTAKVAREDVAEKTRLAAEAKAKADAEARQARLAASEKVKADAEAAAKAKLEADNKAKADAEAVKIKLAAEAKAKADAAAAARAQTATANRAVATTQKTQAQLAADKARADAEERRIKLAADNKARVDAAAAARAQAAANKPAAAAPKTQAQLAADKAKADAEAMKLKLAADAKAKADAEAAAKAKAETVKPAQAPAPQKTAAQLAADKAKADAEAARQARLAAAEKAKADAEAARIKLIADNKAKADAAEAKRKADAKAKAAEADMQSILAADAKAKADSDALQARLAAEAKAKAASEAKTKASIDAANKAKLAADAKAKAAEEAAQKERLAAEAKAKADEEARQALIAAEAKAKADAEALKIKQAEEARQAKLAADAKAKADAEALQAKLVADAKAKADAEAAAKAKLAADAKAKADAEAEKARLAAETKAKADAEAEKARLAADAKAKADMEALQAKLIADARVKADAEATAKAKADAEAKKLQEAEDARQAKLAADAKAKADAEAEKARLAAEAKTKADAEALKVKQAAEEKARLAEEARQAKLAADAKAKADAEALKAKQEEEARQAKLAADAKAKADAEALEAKLAADAKARADMAALQAKLLADAKVKADAEATAKAKADAETKRLQDEENARQAKLAADAKAKADAEALKAKQAADEKARLAEEARQAKLAADAKVKADAEAEKARLAAEAKAKADADALKVKQAAEEKIRLAEEARLAKLAADAKLKADAEAEKTRLAAEAKAKADAEALKLQQAAEEKARLEEQARQERLAAEAKAKADAEAEKARLAAEAANKDATAKAIEELTASIANTSKMQNELLAQFTATVANKQKDLNDLKEENDLSEKGIYREPKPFKSVAAENSQIEALKLQIADANTSMKNEIAKMTNLYNDRLKKFPKNDPLNKAYLEKINELKAAQLRMEQQGAALIADLERIKTETEIERKRRIKRAAYENDQGRYAQDVAALKRIKETTKISNTPLTANDFDFGEEQSNMQIIKNIKNSDSGYYLILAVHNSVQKRDEFLTKAVAAGRTDINFFYNVTTSKYYIYYEKFDGLQEATKALEAKGNKAYNGRMAIVKVEN from the coding sequence ATGAAGAAAATCCTACTATTCATCACTTTATTTTACGGCTTTTCAAATGTACTCTATTCTCAAAATGCAAATGAGGATGGAGTTGTTTCGTTTTCATTACCTATTAGAAATTCTTTAAAATTTAATAGATATTTAATCAACCCAACATTCAGTTTTGTTCGTGAAGCAAATCCGTATATAAGTTTTTATAACAAAAGACAATGGGTTCAATTTGATAATGCTCCGCAAACTTATCTAGCCAATTATTCTGGACGTATTAGAGAAAACGATGCTTTTGCAATTGGCTTATTTCAGCAAAATTATGGGTTAATGACCGTTTTTGGCGGAATTGCCAACTTTGCTCACAATATTTCCCTCGATCAAGATAGTAACTTGACTTTTGGTTTAAATGTAGGTGCTTATCAAAGTGGTCTAAACAAAGGAAAAATTATATCTGATGATTCTGATATCTTGATGGGAGAATTTCCTTCGAGCACTTTGCTAACGGTTAATCCAGGAATTAATTACGGAACTGAATTTTTAGATTTCGGATTAGCGATTAATAATTTAATACTGTACAATTTTGGTGCTGGAATGGTAAAAGAAGATCCAGAAAGAGCTATCCAATTGCACGCCATGTATACAGGATATATTGACAGTTACGGATTCTTTGACAGAAGTAAATTTTCTGGAATTGTTAGAACAGAAATTAAAAAAGACAAAACCGTTATTTCTGGTCTTGCTATGCTGACCTTGCAACAAGGAATTTGGGCACAAGCAGGGTATAACACTTTATACGGAGTTTCAGCAGGACTTGGGGTAAATATTTCTCCAAGCATTGCAATTGAATATAATTACGAAAGAGGAATGGGCAATTTCTCTAACCTAGGCGGTTCTCATGAATTTGCCATTGCCTACAGATTCAAAAACAGAAATTACTATTACGCAGATGAAGATGAAGGATCATTGATAGATCCTGCAAAACCGAAAGCAGTAATGGCCAAACCATCTACAACTGCAAAAGTAGCAAGAGAAGATGTTGCTGAAAAAACAAGATTGGCCGCTGAAGCGAAAGCAAAAGCAGATGCAGAAGCAAGACAAGCAAGACTTGCTGCATCAGAAAAAGTTAAGGCCGATGCCGAAGCTGCAGCGAAAGCAAAATTAGAAGCAGATAATAAAGCTAAAGCAGATGCTGAAGCTGTTAAAATAAAACTAGCTGCCGAAGCTAAAGCCAAAGCAGATGCCGCGGCAGCAGCCAGAGCACAAACAGCAACAGCAAATAGAGCGGTTGCTACAACTCAAAAAACACAAGCTCAATTAGCAGCAGACAAAGCTAGAGCTGATGCAGAAGAGCGTAGAATTAAATTGGCTGCAGACAATAAAGCAAGAGTAGATGCTGCCGCTGCTGCAAGAGCACAAGCAGCAGCCAATAAACCAGCTGCAGCTGCACCAAAAACACAAGCACAATTGGCTGCTGATAAAGCGAAAGCAGATGCAGAAGCTATGAAATTGAAATTAGCAGCAGATGCAAAAGCTAAAGCCGATGCGGAAGCTGCCGCAAAAGCGAAAGCTGAAACTGTAAAACCAGCTCAAGCGCCAGCACCGCAAAAAACCGCAGCACAATTAGCTGCAGATAAAGCCAAAGCTGATGCTGAAGCTGCAAGACAAGCAAGATTGGCAGCCGCTGAAAAAGCAAAAGCGGATGCGGAAGCTGCAAGAATTAAACTTATTGCAGATAATAAAGCAAAAGCAGACGCTGCTGAAGCAAAACGTAAAGCAGATGCAAAAGCAAAAGCAGCAGAAGCAGATATGCAGTCTATTTTAGCTGCCGATGCAAAAGCAAAAGCAGATTCAGATGCATTGCAAGCAAGATTAGCAGCAGAAGCAAAAGCGAAAGCGGCTTCAGAGGCAAAAACTAAAGCATCTATTGACGCAGCAAACAAAGCAAAATTAGCGGCAGACGCGAAAGCAAAAGCCGCTGAAGAAGCAGCACAAAAAGAAAGATTAGCAGCAGAAGCAAAAGCTAAAGCCGACGAAGAAGCAAGACAAGCTCTTATTGCTGCTGAAGCAAAAGCAAAAGCGGATGCAGAAGCATTAAAAATAAAACAAGCTGAAGAAGCACGTCAAGCGAAATTAGCAGCTGATGCAAAAGCGAAGGCAGATGCAGAAGCGCTTCAGGCAAAATTGGTTGCAGATGCAAAAGCGAAAGCAGATGCAGAAGCTGCTGCAAAAGCAAAATTAGCAGCTGATGCCAAAGCAAAAGCAGATGCGGAAGCAGAAAAAGCAAGATTAGCTGCTGAAACAAAAGCAAAAGCGGATGCCGAAGCAGAGAAAGCTAGATTAGCAGCAGATGCAAAAGCGAAAGCAGATATGGAAGCTTTACAAGCTAAACTAATAGCAGACGCAAGAGTTAAAGCAGACGCCGAAGCAACTGCAAAAGCAAAAGCAGATGCCGAAGCTAAAAAATTACAAGAAGCCGAAGATGCTCGTCAAGCGAAATTAGCAGCAGATGCCAAAGCAAAAGCAGATGCGGAAGCAGAAAAAGCAAGATTGGCCGCTGAAGCGAAAACAAAAGCGGATGCAGAAGCATTGAAGGTAAAACAAGCAGCTGAAGAAAAAGCAAGATTAGCAGAAGAAGCTCGTCAGGCGAAATTAGCAGCAGATGCCAAAGCAAAAGCAGATGCAGAAGCATTGAAAGCAAAACAAGAAGAAGAAGCACGTCAAGCTAAATTGGCAGCAGATGCAAAAGCGAAGGCAGATGCAGAAGCATTAGAAGCAAAATTAGCAGCAGATGCAAAAGCGAGAGCAGACATGGCAGCTTTACAAGCAAAATTATTAGCGGATGCTAAAGTAAAAGCGGATGCCGAAGCGACTGCAAAAGCAAAAGCAGATGCTGAAACTAAGAGATTACAAGATGAGGAAAATGCTCGTCAAGCGAAATTAGCTGCTGACGCAAAAGCGAAAGCGGATGCTGAAGCATTGAAAGCGAAACAAGCAGCGGATGAAAAAGCAAGATTAGCAGAAGAGGCACGTCAAGCTAAATTGGCAGCTGACGCTAAAGTAAAAGCAGACGCCGAAGCAGAGAAAGCTAGATTGGCAGCAGAAGCTAAAGCAAAAGCCGATGCAGATGCATTGAAAGTAAAACAAGCTGCTGAAGAAAAAATAAGATTGGCTGAAGAAGCTCGTTTAGCGAAATTGGCTGCAGATGCGAAATTAAAAGCTGACGCTGAAGCTGAGAAAACAAGATTAGCTGCAGAAGCAAAAGCCAAAGCAGATGCTGAAGCATTGAAATTACAACAAGCTGCGGAGGAAAAAGCAAGATTAGAGGAGCAAGCTCGTCAAGAAAGATTAGCAGCTGAAGCAAAAGCAAAAGCAGATGCTGAGGCAGAAAAAGCTAGGTTGGCAGCTGAAGCGGCAAACAAAGACGCAACAGCAAAAGCGATCGAAGAATTGACAGCATCAATTGCTAATACAAGTAAAATGCAGAATGAGTTATTAGCACAGTTTACTGCAACAGTTGCTAATAAGCAAAAAGACTTAAATGACTTAAAAGAGGAGAATGATTTAAGTGAAAAAGGAATTTATAGAGAGCCAAAACCATTCAAAAGTGTAGCGGCTGAAAATAGTCAAATTGAAGCATTGAAATTACAGATTGCTGATGCCAATACCAGCATGAAAAATGAGATTGCGAAAATGACTAATCTATACAATGATAGGCTTAAAAAATTCCCTAAAAATGATCCTTTAAACAAGGCTTATTTAGAGAAGATAAACGAGTTGAAAGCGGCTCAGTTGAGAATGGAACAGCAAGGTGCTGCCTTAATAGCAGATTTGGAGCGTATCAAAACTGAAACTGAAATTGAGCGTAAACGTAGAATTAAACGTGCAGCTTACGAAAATGATCAAGGAAGATATGCGCAAGACGTTGCGGCTCTTAAACGTATAAAAGAGACAACGAAAATTAGCAATACACCATTGACAGCAAATGATTTTGATTTCGGAGAAGAGCAGTCAAATATGCAGATTATTAAGAATATTAAAAATTCTGATAGTGGTTATTATTTAATTCTTGCAGTTCACAACAGTGTTCAAAAACGTGATGAGTTCTTAACAAAAGCGGTGGCTGCTGGTCGTACAGATATTAATTTCTTCTACAATGTAACAACAAGTAAATATTACATCTACTACGAGAAGTTTGATGGTTTACAAGAAGCTACAAAAGCATTGGAAGCAAAAGGCAATAAAGCTTATAACGGAAGAATGGCCATTGTAAAAGTGGAGAATTAA